A single Phragmites australis chromosome 4, lpPhrAust1.1, whole genome shotgun sequence DNA region contains:
- the LOC133914248 gene encoding protein ASYMMETRIC LEAVES 2-like, protein MSTSSSPCAACKLLRRKCTQGCVFAPYFPPDNPSKFANVHRVFGASNVSKLLNELPHAQREDAVNSLAYEADARLRDPVYGCVSYISILQLKIKQARDELAGARKDLAGYIGPAAFAPFVTEPQYHHNSATQYAAGVPLAAAGMRLGFGVAPQHGHPHPHHQIMVQHQHLYHQQLAEAQQLVAAVDVAREQDLMMRHAAAYAHAVPGSSTGATVAVVPPDAVPYESGFLFQQQPPVQAQTAVALTYQIEPSPPPSSSGQSPAEVSRQQHTDASDEGNGGVVQPA, encoded by the coding sequence ATGTCGACCTCGAGCTCGCCGTGCGCGGCGTGCAAGCTGCTGCGCCGCAAGTGTACGCAGGGGTGCGTCTTCGCGCCCTACTTCCCGCCGGACAACCCCTCCAAGTTCGCCAACGTGCACCGCGTGTTCGGCGCCAGCAACGTCTCCAAGCTCCTCAACGAGCTCCCGCACGCGCAGCGGGAGGACGCCGTCAACTCGCTCGCATACGAGGCCGACGCGCGCCTTCGCGACCCCGTCTACGGCTGCGTCTCCTACATCTCCATCCTCCAGCTCAAGATCAAACAGGCGCGCGACGAGCTCGCCGGCGCGCGCAAGGATCTGGCCGGGTACATCGGCCCCGCCGCCTTCGCGCCCTTCGTCACCGAGCCGCAGTACCACCACAATTCCGCCACGCAGTACGCCGCCGGCGtacccctcgccgccgccgggatGAGGCTAGGCTTCGGGGTCGCGCCGCAGCACGGCCACCCACACCCGCATCATCAGATCATGGTGCAGCACCAGCACCTCTACCACCAGCAGCTGGCGGAGGCGCAGCAGCTGGTCGCCGCCGTGGATGTCGCCAGGGAGCAGGACTTGATGATGAGACATGCTGCGGCCTACGCGCACGCCGTGCCCGGGAGCAGCACTGGCGCGACAGTGGCGGTCGTGCCGCCTGATGCGGTGCCGTACGAGAGCGGTTTCCTCTTCCAGCAGCAACCGCCGGTACAGGCGCAGACGGCGGTGGCATTGACGTACCAAATTGAGCCGTCTCCGCCGCCGTCATCGTCGGGACAGTCGCCTGCCGAAGTGTCGCGCCAGCAGCATACGGATGCAAGCGACGAGGGCAACGGTGGTGTGGTGCAGCCGGCCTGA